Proteins encoded within one genomic window of Companilactobacillus zhachilii:
- a CDS encoding C40 family peptidase, producing the protein MNTNVKKSLISFTAAAALAVTGLGLSNASTTKAASEVLTNAPSAVRTKVMSALYTTPSSNGKSSGRALAANSAWAVGQAVKDDQGNTWYLVGANEWVNANDVTDMAAVTESAATDDKSSSEKVVNTAKQYLGTPYVWGGKTPSGFDCSGFTSYVYQEATGKSIGSYTVAQEGAGTQEAVSQASAGDLLFWGSKGSTYHVGIYLGNNQYIAAPQPGESVKISTISGYFMPSFAVKVL; encoded by the coding sequence TTGAATACTAACGTTAAAAAGAGTCTTATTTCATTTACAGCTGCTGCAGCATTGGCAGTTACAGGTTTAGGTTTATCAAACGCTTCTACAACAAAGGCTGCTTCAGAAGTTTTAACTAACGCACCTTCTGCTGTACGTACAAAGGTAATGTCAGCACTTTACACAACACCATCATCAAACGGCAAGAGTTCTGGTCGTGCATTGGCAGCAAATAGTGCTTGGGCTGTTGGTCAAGCTGTTAAAGATGATCAAGGTAACACATGGTATCTTGTAGGTGCTAACGAATGGGTTAACGCTAACGATGTTACAGATATGGCTGCAGTTACAGAATCAGCTGCAACAGACGATAAGTCATCTTCAGAAAAAGTTGTTAACACTGCTAAACAATATTTAGGCACACCATATGTATGGGGTGGTAAGACACCTTCAGGTTTCGACTGCTCAGGTTTCACATCATACGTATATCAAGAAGCAACTGGTAAGAGCATTGGTTCATACACAGTAGCTCAAGAAGGTGCCGGAACACAAGAAGCTGTTTCTCAAGCATCAGCCGGAGACCTATTATTCTGGGGTAGCAAAGGTTCAACTTACCACGTAGGTATCTACTTAGGTAACAACCAATACATCGCTGCACCACAACCAGGCGAATCAGTTAAGATTTCAACAATCTCAGGTTACTTCATGCCTTCATTCGCTGTTAAGGTTCTATAA
- a CDS encoding DUF2187 domain-containing protein translates to MKIEYLKVGTVYDCSVDEDMDYPFQGKVEKIYEHSALMEIVKNDPKDNSNKMELNNKIVVSIKKIKKAK, encoded by the coding sequence ATGAAAATAGAATACTTGAAGGTTGGTACTGTTTACGATTGCTCCGTTGATGAAGATATGGATTACCCATTCCAAGGTAAAGTTGAGAAGATTTACGAACACTCAGCTTTGATGGAAATTGTTAAAAATGATCCTAAGGATAATTCCAATAAGATGGAATTGAACAATAAGATTGTTGTTAGCATCAAGAAAATCAAAAAAGCTAAATAA
- a CDS encoding guanylate kinase has product MDKKIIVITGASGTGKTTISKYLQDTYHIPSVITHTTRLPRVGEKDGIDYHFETKESFLKNHYLEKVEYSGNWYGSSEESLNETWKKVDAASIVVDTKGAASYKEKYGNQAVVIFLEVDLDTVRQRLADRGDDISRLKARISSDEFNRDLNIPAELRGKCYKITNKNIEVTEENVNKILKSENIK; this is encoded by the coding sequence ATGGATAAAAAAATTATTGTTATCACTGGAGCAAGTGGAACTGGGAAAACAACAATTAGCAAATATTTGCAAGATACTTATCATATACCGAGTGTTATAACTCACACTACTAGATTACCACGTGTGGGCGAAAAAGACGGTATTGACTATCATTTTGAGACAAAAGAAAGCTTTTTAAAGAATCATTACCTAGAAAAAGTTGAATATAGTGGTAACTGGTATGGATCGTCAGAAGAAAGTTTAAATGAAACTTGGAAAAAAGTTGACGCCGCAAGTATTGTTGTCGACACCAAAGGAGCCGCTTCTTATAAAGAAAAGTATGGCAATCAGGCAGTTGTCATTTTTCTAGAAGTCGATTTGGATACAGTTCGTCAAAGATTGGCTGATCGTGGGGATGATATTAGTCGTTTAAAGGCTCGAATCAGTAGTGATGAATTCAATCGCGACCTTAATATTCCGGCAGAATTAAGGGGCAAATGCTATAAAATTACTAATAAAAACATCGAAGTAACGGAAGAAAACGTTAACAAAATACTAAAAAGCGAAAATATCAAGTAA
- the nrdE gene encoding class 1b ribonucleoside-diphosphate reductase subunit alpha, with protein sequence MKLGLNNLDADKISYFKLNNEINIPVNDKIPLNKDKEAVTAFFSENVEPNMKKFASFADHIDYLVEHDYIEKSVVDEYSLEFIESLYNYLLDQHFQFQSFMAAYKFYNQYALHTNDGDLYLENYEMRILFNALLFAHGDQDLAKSLATEMISQRYQPATPSFLNAGRKRRGEYVSCFLLQVTDDMNSIGRTINSALQLSRIGGGVGITLSNLRESGSPIKGVDNSSSGVLPVMKLLEDSFSYSNQLGQRQGAGAVYLNVFHPDIIDFLSAKKENADEKVRVKTLSLGVIVPDKYYELVRKNEPMYLFSPYSVEKVYGKPFSYVDITKDYDKMVNDDRIKKYKIQARDLEDEISKLQQESGYPYVLNIDTVNRENPIDGKIIMSNLCTEIQQVQVPSELNDAQEYTKLGTDISCNLGSTNILNMMQSPDFGKSIRSMTRALSFVSDASNITAVPPVAHGNKMSHSIGLGAMGLHTYLACHHLEYGSPEAIEFINVYFMLLNYWTLVESNEIAKERQETFHDFDKSKYADGSYFDKYVTNSYAPKSALVKDLFKDIFIPEQADWDKLKQNVMRDGLYNAYRLAVAPTGSISYINNTSASLQPVTRLVEERQEKKNGKLYFPAPFLSNDTIKYYKSAYDTDMRKVIDTYASAQEHIDQGMSLTLFMRSEIPAGIYDWKAADDTTQTTRDLSILRNYAYYKGIKSLYYVRTFTENNDEIGSNECESCSI encoded by the coding sequence ATGAAATTGGGATTAAATAACCTTGATGCAGACAAAATTAGTTATTTTAAATTAAATAACGAAATCAACATCCCCGTAAACGACAAAATTCCTTTAAATAAGGACAAAGAAGCCGTTACAGCCTTTTTCTCTGAGAATGTCGAACCAAATATGAAAAAATTTGCTTCCTTCGCAGACCATATTGACTACCTAGTTGAACATGATTACATTGAAAAATCAGTTGTCGATGAATATTCACTTGAATTCATTGAAAGTTTATATAACTATTTGTTGGATCAACATTTCCAATTTCAATCATTCATGGCCGCTTATAAATTTTATAACCAATACGCCTTACACACTAATGACGGCGATCTTTATCTCGAAAATTACGAGATGAGAATTCTTTTTAATGCCCTTTTATTTGCTCATGGCGACCAAGATTTAGCTAAATCTTTGGCTACTGAAATGATTTCACAACGTTACCAACCCGCTACACCATCATTTTTAAATGCAGGTAGAAAACGTCGCGGTGAATATGTTTCTTGTTTCCTACTTCAAGTTACTGATGATATGAATAGTATTGGTCGAACAATCAACAGTGCTTTACAACTATCACGTATCGGTGGTGGTGTTGGTATTACACTTTCAAACTTACGTGAATCAGGTTCACCTATTAAAGGTGTCGACAATTCTTCATCTGGTGTCTTACCCGTTATGAAGTTACTTGAAGATAGTTTTAGTTATAGTAACCAATTAGGCCAACGCCAAGGTGCTGGAGCCGTTTATTTGAATGTCTTCCATCCTGATATTATCGATTTTCTTTCAGCCAAAAAGGAAAATGCCGATGAAAAAGTCCGTGTTAAGACTTTATCACTTGGCGTAATCGTACCTGATAAATATTACGAATTAGTTCGTAAAAACGAACCTATGTATTTATTTAGCCCTTATTCAGTTGAAAAAGTATACGGCAAACCATTCTCATACGTCGACATTACTAAAGACTATGACAAGATGGTCAATGATGACCGTATTAAGAAATATAAGATTCAAGCACGTGATCTAGAAGATGAAATCAGTAAGTTGCAACAAGAGTCTGGTTATCCTTACGTCTTAAATATCGATACTGTCAATCGTGAAAATCCCATCGATGGTAAAATCATCATGAGTAATTTGTGTACTGAAATTCAACAAGTACAAGTACCTTCCGAACTAAATGATGCTCAAGAATATACTAAATTAGGAACTGACATCAGTTGTAACCTTGGCTCAACAAACATCTTAAATATGATGCAAAGTCCTGATTTTGGTAAGTCTATCCGTTCGATGACACGTGCATTGTCATTTGTCAGTGATGCTTCCAATATTACTGCCGTTCCTCCAGTTGCTCATGGTAACAAGATGAGCCATTCGATCGGTTTAGGCGCTATGGGACTACATACCTATTTAGCATGTCATCACCTTGAATATGGTTCTCCAGAAGCCATTGAATTCATCAACGTCTACTTTATGCTACTTAATTACTGGACACTGGTTGAAAGTAATGAGATTGCCAAAGAACGTCAAGAAACTTTCCACGATTTTGATAAATCTAAATACGCTGACGGATCATACTTCGATAAATATGTAACCAACAGTTATGCTCCTAAGTCTGCCCTAGTTAAAGACCTATTCAAGGATATCTTCATTCCGGAACAAGCTGACTGGGACAAGCTTAAACAAAATGTTATGCGTGATGGATTGTATAACGCCTATCGCTTAGCCGTTGCACCTACTGGCTCAATTTCTTACATCAACAATACTAGTGCCAGTTTGCAACCCGTAACGCGTCTTGTTGAAGAACGCCAAGAAAAGAAGAATGGTAAGTTATACTTCCCAGCTCCATTTTTGAGTAACGATACAATTAAGTATTACAAATCAGCATACGACACCGATATGCGTAAAGTTATCGATACTTATGCTTCGGCTCAAGAACATATCGATCAAGGTATGAGTTTGACACTCTTCATGCGTTCAGAGATTCCAGCCGGAATTTACGATTGGAAAGCCGCTGACGACACGACACAAACAACCCGTGACCTAAGTATTTTACGTAATTACGCTTATTATAAGGGCATTAAATCACTATACTACGTCAGAACATTTACTGAAAATAATGACGAAATCGGTAGTAATGAATGTGAAAGCTGCTCAATCTAG
- a CDS encoding LVIS_2131 family protein, with product MNSWNFVGIIAWIIVIALLIFVVFNIRNRHLKILVVKKGKITGATILIDLVEILVVILAVSGLLYTSLFTKVDLTDKNEVAVSYKYDPMIVQTTNDGQGYYVKIDKKESNTATDVYQYWINNSTYTVSSRNATISDATLPFTVSGLHLNWPMKKIKKLDAKYQDAYVITVQAKYKNNFINGLGLKANRYAMEYRVLRVPARSFINVEK from the coding sequence ATGAATTCTTGGAATTTTGTGGGAATTATAGCGTGGATCATTGTTATTGCGCTATTGATCTTTGTAGTATTTAATATTAGAAATCGTCATTTAAAAATTTTAGTAGTTAAAAAGGGTAAAATTACTGGGGCAACAATTTTGATTGACCTGGTGGAGATTTTAGTCGTTATTTTGGCTGTGAGTGGTCTGTTATATACAAGTTTATTTACCAAAGTCGATTTAACCGATAAAAATGAAGTAGCAGTTTCATATAAATACGATCCAATGATTGTCCAAACAACTAATGATGGACAAGGTTATTACGTAAAGATAGATAAAAAAGAATCTAATACCGCCACAGATGTTTATCAATATTGGATCAATAATTCAACTTACACAGTATCTAGTCGTAATGCAACGATTTCAGATGCGACATTACCTTTCACTGTCTCTGGCTTACATTTGAATTGGCCAATGAAGAAAATTAAGAAGTTAGATGCGAAGTATCAAGATGCGTACGTAATTACGGTACAAGCTAAGTACAAGAATAATTTCATCAATGGATTAGGATTAAAAGCTAATCGCTATGCAATGGAATATCGAGTATTGAGAGTTCCAGCACGTTCATTTATTAATGTTGAAAAATAG
- the nrdI gene encoding class Ib ribonucleoside-diphosphate reductase assembly flavoprotein NrdI: MKEIAYYSITGQTKRFVNKLGIDGYEITDADPFYQMGRPFILIVPAYDDDMMDSVIDFLQYEDNAKNCVGVAGGGNRNFNTLYNHTAKDIAAGLNVPVVFQFEFNGTQKDVENFKKVVNEIGIK, encoded by the coding sequence ATGAAAGAAATAGCTTATTATTCAATTACAGGTCAAACAAAGCGTTTTGTTAATAAGCTCGGAATAGATGGATATGAAATTACCGACGCCGATCCGTTTTATCAAATGGGTCGGCCATTTATTCTTATTGTCCCAGCTTATGACGACGATATGATGGACTCTGTCATCGACTTTCTTCAGTATGAAGACAATGCCAAAAACTGTGTTGGTGTCGCTGGCGGTGGCAATCGGAACTTTAATACTCTTTATAATCATACGGCTAAAGATATCGCCGCTGGATTAAATGTACCCGTTGTTTTTCAATTTGAATTCAACGGTACACAAAAAGATGTCGAAAACTTTAAGAAAGTAGTGAATGAAATTGGGATTAAATAA
- the nrdH gene encoding glutaredoxin-like protein NrdH: MNNVIVYSKNNCMQCKMTKRYLKEHNVPFEERNINQQPQYLATLKQQGFQSVPVVMNSAMDPIVGFRPDSLKELVD, encoded by the coding sequence ATGAATAACGTAATCGTATATAGCAAAAATAACTGCATGCAATGCAAAATGACAAAGAGATATCTTAAAGAACACAACGTTCCTTTTGAAGAAAGAAATATCAATCAACAACCACAATACTTAGCCACTCTTAAACAACAAGGTTTCCAAAGTGTTCCTGTTGTCATGAATTCAGCTATGGACCCAATCGTCGGCTTTCGTCCAGATAGCTTAAAGGAACTCGTGGATTAG
- a CDS encoding SLAP domain-containing protein yields MKKSLAIIALSAAMILTNANVVEASNNIQGDADTTVKSSKVYTKLPDYNGKDVVIIENDSHSNIKPIALYEMQNGKLVKTGDKVKQFGNHYMLFWKADPVKINGKTCWQIGDNLYLKSSRVSQINLQKTQAVGQEIQNFGNSSDDNSTENTDTIKVTNVDGEDVPVMSLQKDGSFDLNSEKTLSNNSTWHSDKVRKYKGEVYCRIATNEWVNATNYVVKN; encoded by the coding sequence ATGAAGAAAAGCTTAGCAATCATTGCTCTTTCTGCAGCGATGATTTTAACCAATGCCAATGTAGTAGAGGCTTCCAATAATATACAAGGGGATGCGGATACGACTGTTAAAAGCAGTAAGGTTTACACAAAGTTACCTGATTATAATGGTAAAGACGTGGTGATAATCGAAAATGATTCGCATTCGAATATTAAACCAATTGCTCTATATGAAATGCAAAATGGTAAATTAGTCAAAACGGGCGACAAAGTTAAACAATTTGGTAATCATTACATGCTATTTTGGAAGGCTGATCCTGTAAAAATAAACGGGAAAACATGTTGGCAAATAGGTGATAATTTATATCTTAAGTCATCACGAGTTTCTCAAATAAACCTTCAAAAAACACAAGCAGTAGGTCAAGAAATTCAAAATTTTGGAAATTCTTCAGATGATAATTCAACTGAAAATACAGATACAATTAAGGTAACTAATGTTGATGGTGAAGATGTTCCAGTAATGTCACTACAAAAAGACGGATCATTTGATTTGAATAGTGAGAAAACATTATCTAACAATTCAACTTGGCATTCTGATAAAGTAAGAAAATATAAAGGTGAAGTGTATTGTCGTATTGCAACTAATGAATGGGTCAATGCAACTAATTATGTAGTAAAAAATTAA
- a CDS encoding MurR/RpiR family transcriptional regulator, whose product MQNIIDVIYNKLPQMSVTDKKIAQVVLQQPKDVVDYTISQLAQTAAVSEASVSRFCKNLNIDGFHQLKTRLAQVSENENVTVTIDDDVQQVLKNITDNKNIEISNTLKNLDTKKLNQVLALIKKARLIQIVAEGNTYPVAIDAVYKFNQIGLLAMSDAAFETSLAQTLNMNQQDILIIISNSGESKSLMKQLQVAHSQNIQVIAITNREDSPIAQKADFHLKTYVREQIFQSEYYFSRIAASTMIEAIFLLLIGQDKATLNKIAHHEELISDRKL is encoded by the coding sequence ATGCAAAATATAATTGATGTCATCTATAATAAACTGCCACAAATGTCAGTAACCGATAAGAAAATAGCGCAAGTTGTTCTGCAACAGCCCAAAGATGTTGTGGATTATACGATTTCCCAATTGGCACAAACAGCGGCTGTAAGTGAGGCATCTGTATCTCGTTTTTGTAAAAATTTAAATATCGATGGATTTCATCAATTAAAGACGCGTTTAGCACAAGTATCTGAAAATGAGAATGTGACAGTAACAATTGACGATGACGTTCAACAAGTATTAAAGAATATTACTGATAATAAAAATATTGAGATCAGTAATACTTTGAAAAACTTAGATACAAAAAAACTTAATCAAGTCCTTGCTTTGATTAAAAAGGCACGATTAATTCAGATAGTTGCAGAAGGTAACACTTATCCAGTCGCCATTGATGCTGTTTATAAGTTCAATCAAATTGGATTATTAGCTATGAGCGATGCAGCGTTTGAAACTTCATTGGCACAGACTTTGAATATGAACCAACAAGATATTTTGATAATAATTTCTAATTCAGGTGAGTCTAAATCATTGATGAAACAGCTTCAAGTAGCTCATAGTCAAAATATTCAGGTGATAGCTATTACTAATCGTGAAGATTCACCCATTGCTCAAAAAGCTGATTTCCATTTGAAGACTTATGTCCGTGAACAAATTTTTCAATCTGAGTATTATTTCTCAAGAATTGCGGCATCAACAATGATTGAAGCCATATTCTTATTACTGATTGGTCAAGATAAAGCGACTCTGAATAAAATCGCACATCATGAAGAATTGATTTCTGATCGTAAACTTTAG